The Acidobacteriota bacterium genome contains the following window.
CTCGTGTACGCCGTCGCCGGGGGCGCCGAGCGCATCGTCGATCTGCTCGGGGACGAGCCGGCGGCCCGCGGGACCGGCGCGCACACCCTCTACGCCGAGGACCTCAACGTCTCGCCCGGCGATGTCGTCAGCTACTACCTGCGGGCGGGCGACGCCAACCCGGCGCGCGTTCGCGAGACCCGGAGCGACATCTACTTCCTGGAGGTGAGGCCGTTCGAGCGGGAGTTCGAGGATGCGCCGAGCCAGTCGTCGCTGTCCATGGACGCCGGCACGGTGGGGCAGCTCGCCGCCGTGCAGAAGGAGATCATCGCTGCGACCTGGAGGCTGGACGGCCGGACCGATCTGGCGGCGGACGACGGCGATCTTCTGGCGGTGGCGAACGCGCAGGCGGAGTTGCGCCAGACCACGCTCGGGGCCGCGGCCCGGATGGTGCAGCGGCGCGATGCGCGGGCCGAGCGGCGGGCGCTGGCCGCCGCGGTGGACGCGATGGCGCGCGCGGAGGAGGCGTTGCGCGCGGCCTCGACCGGTGCGGCCCTGCCCTTCGAGATGGAGGCGCTGGCGTCGCTTCTGCGTGCGCAGGCGGCGATCCGCCGCACACGAGTCTCGCGCGGCGGCAACGGCCGGTCGACGGCGTGGCAGCCGCAGGAAGACCTGTCGGCGCTCTTCGACCGCGACCTGCGCCGCGAGCAGGAGACCAACTACGAGAACCGGACCTCCTCGCCGCCGGCCGAATCGAGCGCCGAGAGCGACGCGTTGCGCCGCGTGCGGGAGCTGGCGGAACGTCAGGCCGCGCTGGGCCGTGCGCAGGATGACCTGGAGCGGCGGCGTGATGCGCTCGGCGAGGAGGAGGCGGCGCGTGTCCTCGCCCGACTCACGCGGGAGCAGGAGGAGCTGAGGGAACGGACGGAAGCGCTCGAGCAGGAGATCGACGCGCGCTCGGCGAGGAGCGGTTCGCGCCGCTCCACGACCTCGTCGGAATCGTCCGACTTGTCGGGGTCGTCCGCGTCCGGTTCTTCGACACCGTCCGCGTCGGTCGGGTCGCTCGGATCGTCCGCGTCCTCCGAATCGAACAATCGGGGCGCACGCGCAGCCGGCGAGCCGATGCGGCGGGCGCTGGCCGAGTTGCAGCGCGGCGACGTGGCCGAGGCGGCCGAGCAGGGACGCCGGGCGCTCGACAGACTGCGCGACCTCGAACGGGAGTTGGCCGCCGCGAGCGGTGACGCGGCGTCCGACGACGGCCGGCGACTCGCGGAGGAACTCGAGGCGGCCGAGGAGGTGCGGCAGAGCCTGGCGGTGCTGGAGGCGCGTCTGGCGCGCCTCGGCACGGAGCCGGCGCAGGCCGGCGAAGCAGGATCCGATCCGGCCGGTCGTTCCCCGGAACCGGCAGACGGGGCCGGGCGCGAGCCGGCGGCCATCCGGGAAGCCGCGCAGGAGTTGCTTCGCCGGCTGGAGCGGCTGCCCGGCCTGGCCGAAGCACTCCGGACGGCCCGGCCCGGGGTTCTCGAGGATCTGGCCCGCTGGGCGGGGCAGCGTCCCGACGGCGGTGGGCCCGCATTGCAGGCCTCCGGGCAGGACTTCGCGGCGTGGGAGAGTCTGCGCGGCGGCGTCCGGCGCGCGATTGAGGCCTTCGAGGCGGAACGCACGCGGGCGTTGCAGGCAGCCAGGACCGAGGGGCGTCTGGACGTCGGTGCTCGTGAGGCGGCGCCGGAGGGCTACCGCGCGCTCGTCGACCGCTACTACCGCGCACTCGCCGACCAGCCGCCGCCAACCCGGCGGGAACCCGGATAGGACGCTGACCCCGTGCAGATCGGCGTGCCGATTCCCGGGTGGGGCGTTGCGGCCGCGGTGCTGGCGGCGGTGGTCGCCGCGTGGTGGGTCTATGCCCGGCCGCCCGTCGATCTGACCCTGCCCCAGCGAGTGCTTCTGACGGCCTTGCGCCTGTGCGCTCTCCTTGTCGTGCTGCTTCTGCTGTTGCGGCCGCTCCGCACAGAGCCCGCCCCGCCCGGCGACGGCGTCGTGGCCATTCTGGTCGATCACTCGCGCAGCATGGCCATTCCGGATGCCGGCGGCGGCCCGCGAATCGATCACGCCCGAGAGCTCGTCCGGGATCGTCTGCTCCCCGCGCTGGGCGAAGCGTTCGACGTGGAGGTGCTGGGGTTCGGCGAGACGCTGGCCCCGGTCGACGTAGGGGCGCTCGTGGCCGGTGCGTCGCGGTCGGATCTGGCCGGCGCCCTCGACGCCGTTCCGACCCGGCTCGGCGGGCGGGCCATCGCGGGCGTCGTCGTCGTTTCCGACGGCGTTGCCACCGGGCGGAACGACGTGGCCGCGGTTGCCGCACGGCTGCCGGCGCCGGTCTACACGCTGGGCGTCGGCGACCCGTTGCCCGGGCCGGACCGGGAGGTCACCGCACTGGAGTCCGGGCAGCCGGTCGGGGCCGGCTCGGTGGTCGATGTGATGGCGACCATCGTGAGCCGCGGGTTGGAGGACGCGCCCTTCGACGTCCGACTGAGCGCCGGCGGGCGTCTGGTGGACATGCGCCGGGTGCGGCCGGCGCGGGACGGGGCGCCGACCGTGGCCGTGTTCCGGGTGGCGCCCGATCCGGTGCTGGCGACCGTGTACACGGTGGAGGTGCCGGTCGACGCGGCGGAGCTGGTGTCCGGGAACAACCGCCGGCAGGTCCTGGTGCGACCGCCCGAGAGGCCGCGCCGCCTGCTGCTCGTCGAGGGATCGCCCGGTTACGAACACAGCTTCCTCAAGCGCGCGTGGTTGGCCGATCCAGGCATCACTTTCGATGCCGTGGTGCGCAAGGGGCAGAACGAGCAGGGAGAGCAGACCTTCTACGTGCAGGGAGACCCGGCGCGGACCGCCGCGCTCGCCGCCGGCTACCCGCGGACGCGCGCGGCGTTGTTCCGGTACGACGGCGTGGTGCTCGCCAACCTGGAGGCGGAGTTCTTTCGACCGGAACAACTCGACATGACGGCGGAGTTCGTTGCGGAGCGCGGCGGCGGCCTGCTGCTGTTCGGTCCGGCCAGCTTGCGCCGGCGAGGCTATCTCGGCTCCTCTCTCGAGCCGGTGCTCCCCGCGCGGCTCGTGGACCGGTTGGGTCTGACCGACGCGGGCCGCGATGAGGACGGTGCGGACCGGCTCGCGCCGACCAGGGCGGGCCTCGCCCACTCCATGCTGCGCCTCGGGGCGACCATCGAGGAGACCGAGGACCGGTGGAGAGCGGCGCCGGCGCTGGTCGGCAGCGTGCGTATCGGTCCCGTGCGTCCGGGTGCCGCCGTGCTCGCGCTGACCGCATCCGAGACCGGTTCCGCACGGCCGCTCGTCGTCGTCCAGCGCTATGGCGCCGGCCGGTCGATGATCCTGGCGGGGCGCGCCACGTGGCGCTGGCGGATGCAGCTTCCCGCGGAGGACCGGACGTACGAGCGATTCTGGGGGCAGGCGGCGCGCTGGCTGACGGCCGGCGCCGTCGATTCGATCGCGGTGACCACGCGCGGCGGGGACGCGGCAGGCGATTCCCTGCGCGTGGACGTCTCGGTGCGCGACGACGAGTTCCGGTCCGTGGACGGGGCCGCCGCGCGCGTGAGCGTGCGGGGTCCCGCCGGAGAGCCGCGACTGGAGGAAGCGCCGGCGGTCGCGCGCGGCGCGGGAGACTACGGTGTCTCCACGCCCCCATTGTCGGCCGGTGTGCACCGCATCGACGTGGCCGTCTCTCGCGACGGGGACGCACTGGGCAGCCGGCGCGACTGGGTGCTGGTGGGCGGCGCCGATCCGGAACTGGAGGATCCGTGGCTGAACGCGGATCTGCTGCGGCGGGCCGCCGAGGCCGGCGGGGGTGTCCACCTGGAAGCGGACCGGCTCGACGACCTGCCCGATCGGCTGCGGGCCGCGGCCCCGACGGCTGAGCGGACCGTCACGCGCGAAGTCTGGCATCATTCAGTGGTGTTCATCTCACTGGTCCTGCTGCTCGCCGTGGAGTGGTCGCTGCGTCGCCTGTGGGGTATGCGATGATCGGACGCAGGTGGCGGGCGGGCGTCGCGGCGTTGTTGCTGCTGGCGGTGCGCGGTCCGGCTGAAGCCCGCGACTCCTTCACGCTCATCGTATCCGGTGCGTCGGGAGGCCCGGAGTACGCCGAGCGCTACGACCGCTGGCGGACCGGCCTCGTCGCGGCCCTGCGCGCCCAGCCGGGGTTTCGCGACGACCGCCTGCTGCTGCTCGCGGAGACCGCAGGCGCCGGCGTCGGCTGCGCGTCGCGCGAGGGCGTGCAGGATGCCATCCGGGAGCTCGCCGGGCGCATGGACGGGCAGTCCGTGTTGTTCGTGCTCCTCCTCGGCCACGGGACCTTCGACGGGCAGGACGCCAAGTTCAACCTCGTCGGACCGGATCTGACCGCCGCGCAGTGGGCCGCCCTGGTGGAGCCGCTGCCCGGGCGGCTGGTCTTCGTCAACACCTCGGCGGCCAGCGCACCCTTCCTCGCTTCGCTGGCGAAGGGCGGTCGTATCGTGATCACGGCGACCGAGTCGCCCGTCCAGCGCTACGCGACGGTGTTTCCCGAGTTTCTCATCCGGGCGTTCGTCGGCGCCGCCGGCGACGTCGACCGCAATGGCCGCGTCTCCGTGTGGGAGGCCTTCGTCTACGCGAGCGCCGGGGTGCGGCGCTGGTACCAGGAGCGCGGACGGCTCGCGACCGAGCGTGCGCTCCTCGACGACACCGGCGACGGATTCGGGATCGAGGCCGGCGAAGTGGAGGACGGCCCGCGCGCCGGCTTGTCGGCCGCGGCGTACGTAGGCGCCGGCGTGGATGACGTCGCGACGGCCCAGGGCGGGGAGATGGACCGCCTGGCGGCTCGCCGCGCGGCGCTGGAGGTCGAGATAGAGGAACTGCGCGCGACCCGGGCGACTCTGGCCCCCGCGCGTTACGCAGCCGAGCTGGAGCGCCTCCTTCTGGAGCTCGCGCGGGTTTCGCGGGACATGCGCCTTCTCGACGGCGGGCGCTGAACGAAACGGACGGTACGCATGATTTGTGACACCTGCGGGCAGGAAATCGCCGACAACGCGCTCATCTGCTACAAGTGCGGCGCCGCGACCACCGCGCGCGAACGTGAGCCGGCGTCGGTCGACGATCCCGCCCGGCGCCGCTGGTCCGCCCTGTTCCTCGCGGTCGTGTTCCTGGGCGTGATTCTCTTCTTCGTCGGCGAGCTCGTGCGCGGCCGGCCGCCGGCGCCCCTCGTCTGGCTGATGCTGGCCTGCGCCGGGGGATTGCTGGCATGGCGGCTGCGGCTCGGCTGAGGCGCCGCGGGTCCGTTCGTGACCGGATGACGCGCGTATGGAAGACGCCCGACTCGAACTGACCGGCGCGGCGCAACGGCGAGTGCGCATCGACAAGGTTCCTTTTCTGCTCGGTCGTCGTGCCGAGAGCGACCTCGTGCTGCCGTATGCCGAGGTGTCCCGAGATCACGCGGAGATCGTCGAGGACGGTGCCGGCTACGCGCTCCGCGACCGTGGTTCACGCTACGGCACGTTTCTCAACGACGAGCCGGTGACCGAGCGGACGCTGGCCGACGGCGATCGGATCCGGCTCGGCCGCAGCGGGGGCGCCGAGCTCGTCTTCCGCCTGGCGGGTGCGACGGCGCCGGCGACCGCCCGCAACGCAGCCGAGGGATTCGCCGCGGCAACCGATCTGCGGCAGGTGGCGGTGTTGCTGGAGGGACTTCGCGCACTGAGCTCCGCACGCGTCCTGGACGACGTGCTGGTGCTGGTCATGGACTCGGCCATCGCGGTGAGCGGCGCCGAGCGCGGGTTCATCATGCTCGCGAACGGGGACGGCGCGCTGGAGCTGAAGCTGGCGCGGGCACGGGGCCGGCGGACCCTGCCCGGCAGCGGCTTCGAAACCAGCCGCAAGATCCCCGAGGAGGTCTTCCGCACGGGCCGGACGCGGATCGAGGCCGATCTGCTGGACGGCGACCTCGCCAATGTGCACGTCGGGACGGTGGCGCTGGGAATACGGCACGTGCTCTGCGTGCCGCTCCGCTTGATGCGGTTCTCGGACGCGGCGGACGCCGCGCCGGCCGGGGGGGAGCGGCAACAGCGGATCGGCGTGCTGTACCTCGACAGCCGCGACAAGGCGAAGCTGCTTTCGCCGGGCACGGAGGGAGCTCTCGAAACCCTGGCCAACGAGGCGGCGGTCGCGATTCAGAACGCCGAGCTGTACCGTGCCGCGCTCGAGAACGCGAAGCTGGAGCGCGAGCTGCAGACGGCGGCGGAGATCCAGCAGGCGCTGTTGCCGAAGCGGCAGCGGTCCGGCGGGTTCTTCGAGGCGGCGGCCGCTACGCTGCCGTGCCGGTCCATCGGCGGCGACTTCTTCGACTATATCGATCGGCCCGACGGAGCGCTCGCCTTCGCCCTCGGCGACGTTGCCGGCAAGGGGCCGCCCGCGGCGCTGCTTGCCGCCTTGATGCAGGGTTCGCTCGCGGCCGAGGGCTGCGTCGGGGCGGGACCCGCGGCGACGATGACCACGGTGAACACCGCCCTCGTCCGCCGCGGCGTTCAGGGACGCTTCGTGACGCTCTTCTACGCGGTGCTGCACCCCGACGGCAGGCTGGTCTACTGCAACGCGGGGCACAACGCGCCGGTGCTGGTGACGGCGAGCGGCGTCTCGCGCCTCGACACCGGCGGGATGGTGGTCGGTCTCTTCGACGGCGTCCCGTTCGAGGAGGGAACGGCGGTCCTGCAGCCGGCCGACTACGTCGTGCTCTTCAGCGACGGGGTCTCGGAGGCGATGAACGGCGACGAAGAGGAGTACGGCGACGACCGGCTCCTCGAGTGCCTGGCCGACACGACCGGTTCCGCGTGCGAGCCCCGCCTGCAGGAGATCCTGGCCAGCGTGGAGCGGTTCACCGCCGGTGCGCCGCAGCACGACGACGTGACGGCGATGGTGGTCACCTATCAGCCGCGCGCATCGGCTCCGACGTAGTCCCGCGTGTTCTCTCCCATGTAGAGCTGCCGGGGGCGGGTGATCTTCTGCTCCTTGTCCTCGAGCATCTCCTGCCATTGGGCGACCCAGCCGGCGGTGCGGCCGATCGCGAACAGCACCGGGAACATGCCTGCGTCGAACCCCATCGCCTCGTAGATCAGGCCGGAATAGAAGTCGACGTTGGGGTAGAGGCGGCGCTTGACGAAG
Protein-coding sequences here:
- a CDS encoding SpoIIE family protein phosphatase; its protein translation is MEDARLELTGAAQRRVRIDKVPFLLGRRAESDLVLPYAEVSRDHAEIVEDGAGYALRDRGSRYGTFLNDEPVTERTLADGDRIRLGRSGGAELVFRLAGATAPATARNAAEGFAAATDLRQVAVLLEGLRALSSARVLDDVLVLVMDSAIAVSGAERGFIMLANGDGALELKLARARGRRTLPGSGFETSRKIPEEVFRTGRTRIEADLLDGDLANVHVGTVALGIRHVLCVPLRLMRFSDAADAAPAGGERQQRIGVLYLDSRDKAKLLSPGTEGALETLANEAAVAIQNAELYRAALENAKLERELQTAAEIQQALLPKRQRSGGFFEAAAATLPCRSIGGDFFDYIDRPDGALAFALGDVAGKGPPAALLAALMQGSLAAEGCVGAGPAATMTTVNTALVRRGVQGRFVTLFYAVLHPDGRLVYCNAGHNAPVLVTASGVSRLDTGGMVVGLFDGVPFEEGTAVLQPADYVVLFSDGVSEAMNGDEEEYGDDRLLECLADTTGSACEPRLQEILASVERFTAGAPQHDDVTAMVVTYQPRASAPT